The DNA sequence AACTACTGTCAGTAAATCTGCTTCATTTAAATCTTTCTTTTTTAATATCAGACATTTTGATTTTAAAATATCCATGTTTTTTCCTGCCAGATAAATTTCTATCTAAAATTAGACAGGCTATAAGTAACGTGTGAATTTCCATCTCTTACAGTTATTGTCTTTGGATATGAATATCCGTTAGAAGTTGAGTAATTACTGAAACTTACTGTATAACCTCTGCTCTTTATGGAAACAAGTTTGGAATTGGAGAATGTAAAAGTATCTCCATTTTTTGTCTGTGTCTTTTTGCTTGATAGACTATTCAGTTTTGTAAATACGCTAAGTATATTTGCTTCATCCTGATGAAGTTTCTGAGTAACAGTCTGCTTTAATGACGGATAATATATTGTCTTGCTTCCTGGCTTAAATGTATAAACTTCTCCCTTATTTACATTTGGTGAAGTTATCTGAAGCTTCAGAGTACCTCCCCCATAAGTCATAACATATCCTTTTGATTTAGTAGAACCATTTATTTTTAATGATTCTGTCACGTTAACAGTAAAACTTTTCTTTTCCCAGAATTCCTTTGAAAAAGAAAAAACTGATACTAATAAAAATAGAAATAATACTCTTTTAGTTATTGATATATTTCTTAATTTTCTTAACATTTCTGTCACCTCTTATATTTTAAATTTAGTTAATTAATACAGTTTCAACTGTACCACCTTATATAATAAGTTAACAACCTTTAGTTTATCTGTGTCGTTCCTTTATTTTTTTTGTATTCTTCTTCTATTTCGGTATTAATCTGCTTCTGTATTTCCTGATTTACAAGGTCATTTTTACTCCACTTATATACAAGCACACTTTTAATGTCATAAATATTATATGATGGCTTAAATCTCATTTCCTTAATCTGCTTAAATGCATTAAGTTCTTTTATATAGAATGTTCCGATCTTAAGTCCTCTTGGAAATATGTCGCTTACTCCTGAAGTTTCTACATCAAAAGTATCCTTTTCATTTATATCTTCATTAAAATTAATTATTGAGAAAGTTCCATTTCCATTTCCTCTCAGAATCTGCATGTTAACTCCATTAAGAATTACACTAAGTCTTGAATTCTTACTTGTAAGTAAAGTCACTTCCGAATAATTTTCTCCAACTTTAGCCACTTTTCCAATTAAAAATCCATCATACATGACTGGAAGATTTACTTCTATTCCCTGATTTTTACCTTTATCGATAAAAATTCTTTCTGAAGAATTGAGATTTTCAACTAATGCAACATCTGCCGCTATATACTCAGATGGATTTTTAGATCTCATTCCCAATTCTGCCCTCAACTTTTCATTTTCCCTTTTCAAGTTGACAAGTTCCATATTTTCCACTTTGATTTTTTGAAGTTCAAAATCCCTTTTTTTATTATTCTCTATATAATTACTTGTATAACTTATGTCCTTTACCTTAGACTTAAACTTAAGAGTTTGTGTATAAATCATACTTTTTACATTAACTAGTTTAAAATTGATTGTCTGAGTTACTCCATCCACATATCTGAAAGAAGCAGTTATTCTGTCTTTAAAGGCAAATAACAAAGCTAAAATTACTATTATAATAAAGATGTTTCTACCATTATTTTTTTTCCCAGGCTCCCTATTGAATTTTATTGACTTCATATAGCCCTCCATTTCATATTCTGTTATCTTTAAATAATACTTTATTTTAATGTTTTTGTCAATAAGTATAACCTCTTTAATTCATTTTTTTTATTTTATTTTTTTTAAGGTCTTTTCTTTATTAAAAATCGAGTTATAATTATAATAATAGGAATTTTAGTTAATTTAATATATTTGTGAAACTGGTAGTTTAAATTGCCAGTTTGAGAGGAGATATTATGAGAATTTACGAGAGTGACAGTATTAGGAACGTAGCAATTTTAGGACATAGTGGTGCGGGAAAAAGTAATATGACAGAAGCTCTGGAATTTACTGCCGGACTTACTACGAGAATTTCCAATCCTAATGATGCAGTTAAAATAAGTAGTGACACTACTTTACACACTGTGGAATACCAGTCTTTAAAATTTAATTTTCTTGATATTCCAGGATATTCTGACTTTTTTGGTGAACTTGAATCAGGTCTTGCCGCTGCAGACGGTGCTATTATCATAGTTGATGGAACTACAGATCTTTCTGTTGGAACTGAAACTTCACTTGAACTGGCAGACAGCAGAAGTATCCCAAGATTTATATTTGTAAACAAAATAGACAGTGAAAAGGCAGATTATGAAAAAATTCTTTCACAGTTAAGAGAAAAATATGGTAAAAGAATAGCTCCATTCCATGTTCCATGGGGTAAAGGAGATGACTTCAAAGGGCATATAAATGTTGTTGACATGTATGCAAGGGAATATGACGGAAAAGAATGTCATAATGCTTCCATACCTGAAGACATGAATGATGCAGTAAGCCCTGTCAGAGATATGCTGCTTGAAGCTGTTGCAGAAACAAGCGAAGAATTAATGGATAAATTCTTTAATGGAGAAGAATTTACTACTGCTGAAATTCATAGAGGTCTTAGAAAAGGTGTTCTTAGCTGTGATGTAATTCCTGTTATCTGCGGATCTACATTTAAAAATATAGGTCTTCACACTACATTTGATATGGTTAGAGATTATTTACCTGCACCAAAAGACAATAAAAAAATAAATCCTGACAAGAAGGAATTTGTATGTCAGGTATTTAAAACAGTTATAGATTCATTCCTTGGAAAAGTTTCTTATGTAAAAATTCTTTCAGGTGAACTAAAACCGGATAGTGACATATATAA is a window from the Leptotrichia sp. oral taxon 215 str. W9775 genome containing:
- the mreC gene encoding rod shape-determining protein MreC, with translation MKSIKFNREPGKKNNGRNIFIIIVILALLFAFKDRITASFRYVDGVTQTINFKLVNVKSMIYTQTLKFKSKVKDISYTSNYIENNKKRDFELQKIKVENMELVNLKRENEKLRAELGMRSKNPSEYIAADVALVENLNSSERIFIDKGKNQGIEVNLPVMYDGFLIGKVAKVGENYSEVTLLTSKNSRLSVILNGVNMQILRGNGNGTFSIINFNEDINEKDTFDVETSGVSDIFPRGLKIGTFYIKELNAFKQIKEMRFKPSYNIYDIKSVLVYKWSKNDLVNQEIQKQINTEIEEEYKKNKGTTQIN